AGCGACGTCACCGCCGTGTCGAGACTTCTTGCAGAGCGGCCGGTCACGTACACGCGTTTGGCGCCCTCGGCCAGCAAGGCCCTGGCGATGGCCAATCCGATACCCGTGGAACCACCGGTGACGACGGCAACCTGATTTTCAAAACGACTGGACATGGTTTTTCCTGTTTCGGTTAAGTGCGATTGAGTGAATGGACTGACTGGAATAGAAAAACGCCTCGCTTCGACGGCAGCGCGAGCCGCCGTCATGCGAAGGCACGGCTTTAGCGCGTCGCGTTCGCTTCGATCAGACTGAGAATCTGCGCGGCCACCAGATGCCGCGTTTCGATTTCCGCGCGCTTCGAGTAGGCGATGCCATAACCCGAGCGACGGTTATCGAAGCGCGTGAAGCTATGTTTCGCATCGCTGATGATGTGCAGGTTCCAGCGGATCCGGTGCGCGCGCATTTCCTCGGCGAAGGCGTCGAGCGACGACTGCGGAACGAAGGGATCGATCTCGCCGTGCACGACGGTAAACACCGGGTAGTCGCCGGGCTGATCGATCGGGTCGATGGTGCGCGGGTCGCCGTGCACGCAGAACACCGCGTCGACCGCCGCGCCGGAGCGGCCGGTTTCGAACGAAAACGCGCCGCCCGAACAGAATCCCACCACCACCAGCGGACCGCTCGCCTGCCAATGCGCCTGCAGCGCGGCGACCATGCCGCGGAAGATCGACCGGCTGCGCTCCGTGTCTCGATATAGCTGCTGGTTGATGTAAGCGGCTTCGTCGAAACCCGGGTGCGGCCGGTGCTGACCGTAGTGATCGGTGACGATCACTTCGGCGTCGCACGTCTGCGAGTAGAGCCGCCCGATCTCCTGGGCCCAGCCGGAATTCATGCCTTCCCAGTCGGGCATGAGTAAGACCCGGCCGCGCGCGGCATCCCGATGAAAACGGCTGGCGGTGTACACGACGCCATCCGCCGTGTAGGAAAAGTGTTCTGGAGAAGCAGGTAGTGTCATGGTCTGGCTACGTCGTAGTACGGGTTTAGCAGGAAGCGCCGCCGGCTGGAGAACGCGAGCTAGTTGCTCTTCGCGGACAGCGATTGCGCCGCCTGTTCGATGATGCGGGCCGATGCTTCGGGTTGCGAAAGAATGATCGCGTGGCCCGTGGGCAGCTCGAACTTCGTCGCGCCGATTTTCGCGGCGAGCTTGCGTTGCAGATCGACCGGGATGATCTTGTCTTCGGAGGCGACCACGTACCACGACGGTTTGGTCTTCCACGCGGCTTGCGTCGGCGCGTCGTCGAATACGCGTTTCGACGTGGGTTTCTGCGCGACCGACATCACGTTGGTGCGCGCTCGCGACGAGTCGTGCGCCAGGGCGAACGCGAACAGCTCCGGCTTCATCCACAACATGCCGTTCTCGCCGTCGTAGATCGCGGCAGAGCCCGGCATGGCCGGATACGACTTGAGCAGGTCGCGCAGCGATTGGCCCACATCGGGCGTGATGGCCGCGAAATACACCATGCCGCGCACCTTCGGATCGACGCCGACTTCGCTGACCGGTTCGCCGCCCCAGGAATAGCCGGCCAGCAGCGTCGGGCCGTTCATGTGCGACAGCACTTCACGGGTGGCGTGGACATCGTCGGCCAGCGAGGTCAGCGGCAGTTGAACCGCGGCCACGTTGTAGCCGTCGGCCGCGAGGATCGTGATGACTTCGTTCCAGATGCTCGCGTCGACGAACGCGCCGTGCACCAGCACGACATTGCGGACCGCCTGATCCGGCTTGACCGGTTCCGCCGCGGCATGGGTCGATGCCAGCGCGACGGGCAAACCGAGCGCGACCGACAACACGGCCGCGCGGCCCAGCTTCAACGCGCGGGAGACACGCGCGGACGGCTTGCGATGGAATGGGGATGTGTTCGACATGTTGGATTCGTGGTTAGGCGGAGTGAATGGAAGGGCCAGCGGCCCTTCCCGGTGTGCGATCAGGCGGCCTGGTTGACTTCGATGGCGCGCGGCTTCTGCAGCCACACGCGCACCAGGATCAGCGCGAGCCCGGCGCCGAGGAACAGCAGCGCGGCGGTGAACATGCCCGGCAGACCGTAGAGGTTGATGAACTTGCCGCCTACCGCCGCGCCCACCGCGATGCCGAGATTGGCGAACGAGGCGAACAGCGAGGTCGCGAATTCGGGCGCTTCGGGCGCTTCCGAGGTCAGCCAGATCTGCGTGATGACGAGGCTGCTGGTGTGCACGGCGCCCCAGAAGATCATGATCACGACCATCGGCGTGACGTGTTGCTGGAACGACATGACGAGCAGCAGCGCGCCGACGATCAGGATCGGATGGACGATCACCGTCGCGATCATGTTGCGGCCGATGAATTTGCCGGCGAGCATGTTGCCCGCCACGCCGCCGAGACCGAACAGCACCAGCAGCGCGCTGATCGTGCTGTTCGACATGCCGCCGACGGTCTTCAGGTATTCCGCCGCGTAGCTGTACGCCGCGAACATGCCGGCGAAGATCAGGCCGGTGGACGCGATGTTCAGCCAGAGCGTGGGCTTCTTCAGGATGTTCATCTGCTGGCCCGAGCTGCCGCTGTTGCTGGCTGGCATCTGCGGCAACAGCAGCAGCACGCCGAAGAACGACAGCGCGTTGACGGCGGCCGTGAAGTAGAACGCGGCTTCGTACGAAAACGTGCTGGCGATGTAGGTCGTGATGGGTACGCCGAGCACGATGCCGATCGTCGTGCCGAGGAACACCAGCGAGGACGCCTTGGCCGCCTCTTCCTTGCGGTACAGCGAGATCGCCGAAACGAACGCGAGCGAGAAATAGACCGGATGCAACAGCGCCGGAATCATGCGCACGCCGAGCAGCACGTTGAAGTTGGTGACGAAGGCCGAGCCGAGGCTGCTCAGCGTGAACACGGCGAGCGCGATCAGCAGCATCGTCTTGCGGTTGAAGCCGGACAGCAGCAGCACGAGGAACGGGCCGAACACCGACACGACGAGCGCGAAAATGCCGGTCAGCATGCCGGCCTGCGGCGCGGTCACGTTAAAGCGGTGGATGATTTCGGGCATGATGCCGACCACGCCGAATTCGATGGTGCATAGGCCGAACAGGCCTAGCGCAATAAAAAAGATGGGATGTATTAATCTCACGCCAGACTCCTCTTCTTGTGATTCGCTTGGGAATAAAACTCCGCCTGGTGCATTTATAAATCTCACGGCGATCATTAATTCGATCGCCTCATGATTCAAATGTCCGGCAGAGCGGTTACAGAGTGGAAGCGAATGTATCACCGAAGAATCGGCTTAAAATAAGCCTCTTCGTCCGATAACAAAGGAATCTTTTTCCGAGGTCGGGAGAGATTGCGGACGAGGGATGCCACGCCCTTTATGGGCTTGGCTTTGAGGTGCCGAAGAGGAGTGAAATTATGCCGTTAGCATTGCACGCGACGGCTTGGGAAGACAGTTTTATTTCTGTCTATGCAGCTTGCAGAATATGCTTTGCGAACCGCGTGCAATAGGATGCACGCGATATTACCGCATTGACAGCAAAGCGAAATAACTGCGAGAGGACGAATACTGAAAATAGAAAACCGCGTCCAGATCTGGAAGGGCCGCATGGCGAAAAAGGCGGTTAATTAAAAAGCCGCGCCCATAACGTGCGCAGACGGCGCGCACGGTCTTCGAAAATGTAGGAAGCCGCTAAGGCCAGGACGGCTGAAATCACGCCCGTCATGATGTGCTCGATGTAGGGAATGCGATAACGACTCGCGTGGGAATAGGCGTCACCGACCGAGGTCAGAAAGCCGACGATCAGCGCATTGCCGTATCGATTCCCGTAGAGCTTTGCGACAGGCGTGAACGTCAGAAGCACGGCCAGAAGTCCGGTGAGCAGACCCGTCCGGAATGCAATCGCCCAGTGCCCGAGGCTCATGATATTGGCCCAGCTTCCCGGCATGCAGGTCATGCATGCCGTGGTCGGCTGCCAGAAGCGCTGGATAAACAGCCGGAGACGGCGCTTCCACTCAGCGGGCATCACGTGGTTCCGGTCAAGTCGTTGAACGACGAGCGCTGTTTGGTACGGCAGGAGGGACTCGAACCCCCCACCCTCGGCTTAGAAGGCCGATGCTCTATCCAGCTGAGCTACTGCCGTAACGAAGTGAGGCGACGCGACATCGAACAACAACCCGCATCGCCTGCAATGACCGCTCGCGCCTGCATCGCACCGCGAGCTGATGATCTGCTGAAATTCTAACTGACGCGCCCGGCGACCGGAGATCCCGAGCCTCGCGGTCGGACCGAAAATCGGCAACAGAAACAAACAGGCCCGGCAGCACACGCAGCCGGGCCCGGATTATAACCGATCGATCCCCACTCGCCAGCGCCCGCCTTCACGCGGCGGCGAACGCGGCAATGAACGCGGCAATGAACGCGGCAAGCGCGTCAGGCGCCGTCACACCGGTTGCTGATGCAGCACGAACCAGCCGAGGAACAACGCGCCGGCGATCACGCAATACACGCCGAACGAAGCCAGACGTCCGCGGCCTTCGAAATAGCGCATCAGGAACCGCACGCTCAGATACGCGGCGATCGCGGTCAGCACGCCACCCAGGGCGGCGTCGGCGAGTTGGCCCGGTGCGTGGAACAGCTTCGGCAATTCGAGCACGCCCGCCGCGAAGATGATCGGCGTGCCGAGCAGAAAAGAGAACTCGGCCGCCTTCTCGGCGGTCAGGCCGGCCGCGTTGCCGGCGATCATCGTCAGGCCGCTGCGCGAGAAGCCCGGGATCAGCGCGCCGATCTGCGCGAGGCCGACAAAGAATGCCTGACGGAACGTGAGCTTCTCCGGCGCCCGATGCGCGCGCGAGCGCTGCAGACGATCGCCGAACCACAGCAGCACGCCATTGACGATCAGCGCGATCGCGACGATGCGCAGGTCATGAAAAAGCCGCTCCAGCGGTTTTTCCAGCAGCAGACCGACGATGCCCGCCGGAATCGTGCCGATGATCAGCGCCCACATCATGTGCGAGTCGTCGTTGCTGCGTCCGCCGAACGACGCGAAGAAGCCGCGCACCAGCGCGCACCAGCGCTTGCGGAAGTACCACAGCAGCGCGAACGCGGTACCGAGGTGCAGCGCGACGAGGAACGGCAGCAATTGCGGCGCGTGCTTGTCGATATGCATGCCGAACAAAGCGGGCACGAGCAACGTATGGCCGAGGCTACTCACCGGAAACAGTTCGGTGACGCCTTGCAGCACGCTCAGGAAAATCAGAAACGACAGGTTCACGCGGCAGTCCTTGTAAGGAAAAAGTCAGGGACAGCGCGCCGTTCAAGGAATAGCCGGCGCGTCGGAAGCGCACCGATTATGCCTGGCTGCAATGTCAGAGCCAAGCGTTTGCACCGCATTCGAGGAAAGTTTGATGCACCGCGTCACAACTCGACACCGTTGTTACGACGTGGCAAGGAATACCGGCAGTCGCGCGGCAGTTCAGATGCGCCGAGATACTGCGGCGCTACGTGCGGCACTGCGGGGAATAGACCGACCGAAAGACCAGCGGGAATCGCAGAATCGCGATGTTTCGCCTAGCGTTCGAGCTTGTAGAAGAAGTAGACCGTGCTTGCCGCGAACATGCCGAACAGCGCTACACCCATTGCCATTGCGAGATCCATCACGCCTCCTGAGGCCGATTCGTCCGGATGGAAAATCACCGAACAGTCCGACGAATTATCAGCAAGGATGCCGCGCGCGCGAACCCGCAATTTCCCGAGAAGGGTTTCCCCGTAGCGCAAAGCAGCGCAGAATCATTCCTCTTGTGCCCTTTTTCTTGTCCTTTTCTTGTCCTTTTCTTGCCCTTTTAACCGTCTCTCTACCACTCCTCAGCGACCATGCCCCTCTCTCCGCAACAGGACATTCTCGAGATCGCCCAGGACACCTCCGTGCTCCGCTTCGCGCCGCAAGCCGGCGGCCGCCTGATGTCGTGGATCGTCGACGGCGAATCGGTGATTCACTGGCCGGAACATGCCGACTGGAGCCAGCCCGCGCGCATCCGCGGCGGCAATCCGCTGCTGTTCCCGTTTCTTGGGCGGCATCGGGTGGACGGCAAGATCGGTTTCTGGCGCGACGCGCAAGGCACCGTCCGCGAATTGCCGATGCATGGCTTCGCACGCGACCTGCCGTTCGAGGCGCATGCCGACGTGCACGGCGCCGGCCTGCGCCTGGTGTTGACCGACAGCGCCGCGACGCGCACCGGCTATCCGTTCGGCTTCCGTTTCGAAGCAGCCTATAGCCTCGCCGACGCGCACACGCTCGACGTCACGTTCACCACCACCAACACCGGCGACACGCGGCTGCCCTACTACGCCGGTCACCACTTCTACTTCACGTTGCCGCACACGCAACGCGGCGAGACCGTGCTGACGCTGCCGCCCACGCAACGCTGTTTTCAGCAGAGCGACGGCTCGATCAGCACGCCCGAGCCGGGCGACGCCCGCTACACGCTCGACGAGGCGCGCATCCTCGATCGCTTCCATTGTCTGACCGGCACGCCCGATCAACCCGTGCAGCTCACCGCGCCGGGGTTGAACCGGCTAATCACCATCGATCTGCAGCGCCCGGGTTCCGTGCCCTGGTACGCGGTGACGACGTGGACCGAAGCGCCGGAGTCGGACTTCTACTGCATCGAGCCGTGGCTCGGTCTGCCGGATGCGATCCACAACGGCCAGGGTCTGCGCTGGCTCGAACCGGGTCAAACCGAAGTGGCATCGCTGCGGATCGGCGTGAGCAAACTGCGCTGAACGCAAGGGCTGAACGGAGATAATCGGCCGCTCCACGACCACCCCGCCATCCGTTTTTGGGATGGTGCATCGCAAAACCGTTAGAATCGGACGCTTTGATTCCACCTGCCGCGTGATCGGGATCGGCGCGCGGCAGCGCTTTGCGAGGTCCAATGCAGCAAACAACAAGAATGATGAAACGATTCGCCTGCGCGTCGTTACTGGCGCTCGTCGCCGCTTGCGGATCGGCGCCGGTCGCGCCGGGCTATTACCGCGTCGAACGGGGCGATACGCTGTCGAAGATCGCGCGCAGCAACCGGCAGTCGGTGCAGAGCATCGTGCGCTGGAACAATCTGAATAACCCGGACAGCATCGAAGTCGGCCAGGTGTTGCGCGTCGTGCCGCCCGGCAGCGCCGCGTCGACGAGCGGCGCGGTGCGTAGCGGCGGCGGTAGCGCCAGCGCGTCCGCGAGCCCACGCACGTCGCCGCCGGCGACGGACAGCGCGCCATCGGCCGCACCGGCTTCGACGATCTCGCTGGTGTGGCCGGCCGACGGCACGGTGATCCGGCGTTTCGACGGCAACAATTCGAAGGGCATCGACATTTCCGCGGCGGCGGGCACGCCGGTCATCGCGGCGGCGCCCGGCACGGTCGTGTATGCCGGCAACGGCCTGCGCGGCTACGGCAACCTGCTGATCCTCAAGCACAATTCCGAATACCTGACCGCTTACGCGCACAACCGCGTTCTGCTGGTGAAGGAAGGCCAGTCGGTCACGCGCGGCGAGAAAATCGCCGAAATGGGCGACACCGACACGGACCGCGTGATGCTGCACTTCGAGCTGCGCTATCAGGGCCGCTCGATCGATCCCGCGCGGGCGCTGCCGCCCCGCTAAGCCAGATTGCCAGATCATCCCAATCCTTCCGGATCAGGGCGGTCTGGCACGATATCTGCAACCGGGGACAGGGAACCCGGCGCGTGAAAAACCGCCCAATCCGACACACGACGTGGCGTCGAGCCGCGTCATCCTCTGTTATCTGTAAGGAATCTGCCATGAAGAGCGCATTGGCGTCCGTCGCGACGGCCGCGGCGATCGGTCTCGGCCTGGTGAGCCTCGGCAGCCTCGGCGGCTGCTCCAGCACCACTACCATGACGTATCTGCCGAGCGGCGACACCGGCTTCGCGATCAACTGCAGCGGCAGCGACGCGAGTTCGAGCTGGGCCGAATGCTACAAGCGCGCGGGCGAAGTCTGCGGCAACTACGGCTACGACGTCGTCTCGAAGGATGTCGACAACGGCGCGACATCGGGCGGCACGATCGGCGGCATTTTTGGCGCGAACGTGAAAAACCGGTCGATGGTGGTCCGCTGCAAACAGTAAGCCGCGCTGCACAGCCAATCCGCGATATCAATGCAATATCCAGGCGCCGCGTCGACGCAAAAAAAACCCGAAAAAAAGCCCGGCACGGAGCCGGGCTAACGGGGGTTCGGCGCATATCGGCAAAGGACCGGTTCACCATGCGCCAGAACGAAATCTATCAATCCGCCTTTATCAGTGCAATCGATTAATTGCGTAGCCAATGTGACAGGCCGCACGGATTCCGCATTCCGTGAATCGTAATTGTCGGAAATTGGCGGGATTAATTTGCGTCGATTGGCGGCGAATTGCGCGCTGATTATCGAACAGACAAATAGACGAAGCGTGGCCAGACGTGGGCGCGCGCGCAGCAGATGCGTGCCGGCCAGGTAGCTGACGCAACGCCCATGGCCGATCGTTCCTGGCGCTTTCCGCCAAACCGCGCCTTACATGACGGCATGAGGCTTTAGTGCGCCAGCGCACTAAACGGCGCATTAAGCGGCATGCACGTCACAAATACGTGAATTTCAACGCACGCAACAAATTCGCGAATGGCGAAAATATTAAATCACGTTAAATCCCCCGACGAATCAAATATCTCTATATTCGCAGATATTAAACGGGCGACTGTCGAATGATATGCAGAGAAACGTAATCGTTCAAGCTGGCCGAATGGCTAATCCGGTCAGCCTGAAAACGCGCCTACGCCTACAAAACGCGCAAGCCGAGTTCCGTAATCAGCACCGCCGCCTGCTGATGGGAGATCGTCGCACCTTTGAAGAGCGCCGCGTCGACCAGCCGCACGCCGCTCAGATCCGCATCGCGCAGATCGGCGCCGTCGAAACGCGCACCCTTCAGATTCGCGTCCTTCAGGCTGCCGCCCTCGAAGATCGCCTCGCGGAAATCGACGCCGGCCAGATCAGCGTCGGAGAAATCAAGTTGTTGCAGGGTCGCCTTGCGAAACGACAGGCCACGTAGATGCGCACCGACCAGCAAGGTTTCGACGAAGCTCAAGCCGAGCGCCGCGCACGCCTCGAAATTCGCGCCGGTCAGCTTGCAACCGCGAAACGCCGCCGATGCGAGCTTCGCGCGCCGCCAACTGGTGTTGTTTAGATCGCTGGACTGAAATGCGGCATCGACCAGATCGGCCGAGCCGAAATCCGCCTGGCGGCCCCGGCAACGGACCCAGCGGGTATGCGAAAGCGCCGCGCCGAAAAACGAAGTCTCGACGATCGTGCAGCGATGAAACTCCGCCCCGCGCAGATCGAGCCGCGACAGATCCGCGCCCTCGAAATCGCAGTCGATGAAGTACAGCGCGGGTGCGTGGGCGCCGTCGGCGCGGGCCGCGTCGTTTGCGGCAATCAAGCGCTCCAGGTCCGGGCGCGCGAGCGTCGCGTCGCTGATCGCATGCGGCGGCGCGCCGGTGGCCGACGCCGTTGAGTCCTGTGACATGAAGGTTCAGAATCGTTTTCGACAAACCCGACAGCGTACCGGAACGCGTGCCGCCCTGGCGGCTCGCGCCGATGGTTTATAGTAACGGCCCCGTCAAATCGCGCTAAAAATGACTTCCCAAGACACGCCCCACGGCACCTCCGGCACGCCCGACGGCAGTGCCCACAGCCCGCTCTACGCCAAGCTGCTCGGCGAAACCGCCAAGATCGGCTGGTCCGAACTCGAACGCTTTTTCGCGCGCGGCATGCTGCTGCGGGTCGCTCGCGATCTGGATCTGGTGAGCGTCGCCGAGGCCATCGCCAGCGACGACGCCACTCAGGTCACGCAATGGCTCGCGGCGGGACTCGTCGAGCGCGTGCAGTCGGAGACCGCCGCCGATTTCGCCGCACGCGACCCGGACCTGTGGGCCGTGGTCGTGTCGCCGTGGGTGTGCGTGCAGGAACGCAGCAGTTGAGCGACGCCATCCACGCGCCGGCGCCCGCCGTTCCGGTGCGCTGGCATCGCCGCGTTCTGACGCTGGCGTTTCCGATCGTCCTCGCCAATCTGACCCAGCCGATTCTCGGCGCAGTCGATACCGCCGTCGCCGGCCATCTCGACGATGCGTCGTATCTCGGCGGCGTCGCCCTCGGCGGACTGTTCTTCAGCTTCGTGTTCTGGGGCTTCGGTTTTCTGCGCATGGGCACCACGGGCCTTGTCGCGCAGGCGCACGGCGCCGACGATCGCGCCGCGTTACGCGACAACGTCGTGCGTGCGCTGTTGCTGGCGGCCGCGATCGGCGCGGTGGTGCTGACGCTGCAAGCGCCGTTGATCGACTACGCGCTGCGCGCGCTCGGCGGCAGCGACGCAGTGCAACAGCACGCGCGAATCTATTGCCACGCGCGCATCTGGGCCGCGCCGCTCGCGCTCGCCAATTACGTGGTGCTCGGCTGGCTGCTCGGGACGCAGCAGGTGCGGCTCGCGTTGCTGTCGCAGGTGTTTATCAATAGCGTGAACATCGGCGCCGTGCTGCTGTACGTGTATGGATTCGGCTGGGGCGTGGCCGGCATCGGCGCGGCGACCGCCACGGCGGACGCGCTCGGCTTCGTGCTCGGCGCCGCGCTGCTGTGGCACGGCAGGCCGCGCGGCGTGCCGGCACTGCACCGCGCGACGCTGTCGGACCCCGCCGCACTCAAACGTCTGATCGTCCTGAATCGCGATATTTTCGTGCGCACGCTGTGCCTGCTCACGTCGTTCGGCTGGTTTGCGCATCTCGGCGCCGGCCAGGGCGACGCGACGCTCGCCGCGAATGCGCTCCTGCTCAACTTCCAGACCTTCATGGCGTATGGCCTCGATGGTTTCGCGCACGCGGCCGAAGCGCTCGTCGGCGCCGCGATCGGCGCGCGCGACCGCCATGCGCTCGCGCAGGCGATCAAGGTCACGGCATTGTGGTCGGCGCTGGGCGCGCTGGGGTTTTCGCTGGTGTACTGGGGCGCGGGCGGCTGGATCGTCGAACGGCTGACCGATCAGGCGACGGTGCGTGCGGCCGCCGAGGCTTATCTGCCCTGGGCCATGTTGCTGCCGATGGTGTCGGTGTGGGGTTTCCTGCTTGACGGCGTGTTCATCGGCGCGACCCGCACGCGGGAATTGATGGTGTCGATGATGACGTCGTTCGCGGTGTTCGTCGCGGCGTCGTGGATGCTGTTGGGGCTCTACGGCAATCACGGCCTATGGGCGGCGATGCTGGTGTTCATGGCGGCGCGCGGAGTGACGCTCGCCCGTTATCTGCCGACGATGATGCGCAGTGCTGCCGGCGCTTGAGGCGTTTGGCGTTTGGCGTTTGGCGTTTGGCGTTTGGCGTTTGGCGTTTGGCGTTTGGCGTTTGGCGTTTGGCGTTTGGCGTTTGGCGTTTGGCATTGGGCATTGGGCGTTGGGCGTTGGGCGTTGGGCGTTGGGCGTTGGGCGTTGGGCGTTGGGCGTTGGGCGTTGGGCGTTGGGCGTTTGATATTACGTTCGCGATGTAGCGGTCGATGTAATCGACCCGCCTTCCGCTGTTGTCATTCACGGCGCTCGCCACCGCATCCGGTTACGGCTTGAAACAAGCGCACACATTTCCCGCGCGACGCTCGACCTAGAATCACTGCAGCCCGCGCTCTCCGCGCGAACAGTCTGCGCGGGTCAGAAGCGCCGGCGTGCCCGCGCCGGCGCTTCGCCTTCAATACTTCCCTTGCCTCTTTCCACGTATCACACGCGACCATCGAGCCGCGCGCGACAGTCGAGCGCGAAACCGCGCACGCCTCATTGCCTGAATCAATTGTCCGCGGCGGCTTACGGCAACGGCGCGGGAATCATCGTCGGCGGGCGGGTGTCGGTCGGCACGCCGTGATAGTCCGCCGGATCTTGCGGCGGCGGACCGCCGTGGTGGGCGGACGGGTCGTTCGCGCAGCCGGCGAGGCTAGCGGCCAGCAGCAAGGCAATCATCGGAACGCGGATCATGGGGCGTAGTCTCTCGAATCGATCGGAATGAAACGGTATGAAAATAACGGCAGGCCGACATGGATGAAGCGGCTCGCCGGAGCGCCGAGAGTCTACCCGCAAAGCGCGTTCCGCGACGTCGCGCAATGCAGTCCGCGCCTGCCATTTCGCGAAGCGGTGACCTACTATGAAGTCACAGCCGCACGTCATAGGAGACTGCCATGGACGCTGAATCGATCGCGGGTCTGGTCGGACTCGCAATAGGTCTGCTCGTGCTGCTCGCGCTGTCGATTTTCGAATCGAGAACCTACCGGCGCGATCACGACGGCGAAGGCATGCTGCACCACTGGACGCATGAGCATATGCATAGGCCGGACTGGATGCGGCGCCGGCATTGAGGCGATTGTTTGCGATCTTCCTTTGATCTTCCTTGTGATCTTTTAGGCACATGGCTTGCTGAGTTCTCCGCTGCAAAGGCGCGCGATACAGCGCGTCGATTGTTCCGGCGCATCCGCGCCGAACCAACCGGACGTTGCGGCTCTGTCATATCGGGAGCCGGACAGGGAGAACTCGAATGACCATCGGAACCATCCTGCTTATCGTGCTCATCCTGCTGCTGATCGGCGCGTTGCCGAGTTGGCCGTATAGCAGCGGCTGGGGTTATCGACCGACGGGGCTTGTCGGTATCGTGCTGATCGTCGTGATCGTGTTGCTGTTGATGGGACGGATATAACGGCGCGGTAGCCCCTCGGCTTCCCCTTCGTTTGCCTCATCTGCTTCGCCCGTTTGCGCGCTCTGCTTCGCCCGACGCAATCCGGGATTGACTCTGGCACCCAATGCCACGTAGAATCTCGGATTCGTCGGAGCGTAGCGCAGCCTGGTAGCGCATCTGATTTGGGATCAGAGGGTCGTAGGTTCGAATCCTATCGCTCCGACCACGAAAGCAGCACAAGAAGGACTTACGAGCTCACGCCGTAAGTCCTTTTTCTTTTTCGGGCGTCGATAGCATCGATAGCGCATCCGTTACCGGAGCGAGATCGCCTGGGGTCGCCTCACGCGTTCCGTCTGCTCGAAGCCGAGACAGTGGAAAAATCGAAGACCCGATTTGTACGCCTACGCCGATGAGCTAACGACGCCGTCGCTATCGTTAGCTCATGGGCGTGCGTTTCTAAACGCGCGCGGGCCTATGAAGTGATGCCTGCAAGTCACCCTACCTCGCACAAAAACCCATACCCTCCATTCGCCCCACCGCCTTGCACCGCCCCACCTCCGCATGCGACAGTGCCTGAACCTCGGCGCATGACAGCGTCGCCACCAGAACCAAGGAGACACCCATGGACCTGATCCTCTGGCGCCACGCCGAAGCCGAGGATGTCGCCGCAAGCGACCTCGCGCGTGCGCTCACCACGCGCGGCCGCAAGCAGGCGCAAAACGTCGCCAAATGGCTGCGCACCCGGCTTCCGGACGACGCCGTCGTGCTCGCGAGCCCCGCCACCCGCACGATCCAGACCGCCGAAACCTTGAGCGACCAGTATCGCGTCGTACGCGAACTCGCCCCCAACGCCAGCGCCGAACACATCCTCGAAGCCGCCGGCTGGCCGAACGGCATCGCGCAGACGGTGGTGATCGTCGGTCATCAACCGACGCTCGGCCACGTCGCTGCCCGTCTGCTCGGCAACAGCCACGCGAGTTGGCCGGTGAAGAAAGCCGGCGTCTGGTGGATCGCGAGCCGGGAGCGCGACGGTGACGCGCAAGCGGTCCTGAAGGCCGCGATTACGCCCGACCTGGTCTGACCGGAACACACCGGTTCCGATCGGCGCGAAAAGCGTCGACGCGCAGATCGTCGACGCGTTGAAGTACCCAGCACGTCAACGCCAGCGCCTGTTTTCTGCGCTGCCTACACGTCGCCGCAATGCGCCTCGCA
The sequence above is a segment of the Paraburkholderia sp. D15 genome. Coding sequences within it:
- a CDS encoding pentapeptide repeat-containing protein, whose amino-acid sequence is MSQDSTASATGAPPHAISDATLARPDLERLIAANDAARADGAHAPALYFIDCDFEGADLSRLDLRGAEFHRCTIVETSFFGAALSHTRWVRCRGRQADFGSADLVDAAFQSSDLNNTSWRRAKLASAAFRGCKLTGANFEACAALGLSFVETLLVGAHLRGLSFRKATLQQLDFSDADLAGVDFREAIFEGGSLKDANLKGARFDGADLRDADLSGVRLVDAALFKGATISHQQAAVLITELGLRVL
- a CDS encoding DUF2288 domain-containing protein, with amino-acid sequence MTSQDTPHGTSGTPDGSAHSPLYAKLLGETAKIGWSELERFFARGMLLRVARDLDLVSVAEAIASDDATQVTQWLAAGLVERVQSETAADFAARDPDLWAVVVSPWVCVQERSS
- a CDS encoding MATE family efflux transporter; translated protein: MHAPAPAVPVRWHRRVLTLAFPIVLANLTQPILGAVDTAVAGHLDDASYLGGVALGGLFFSFVFWGFGFLRMGTTGLVAQAHGADDRAALRDNVVRALLLAAAIGAVVLTLQAPLIDYALRALGGSDAVQQHARIYCHARIWAAPLALANYVVLGWLLGTQQVRLALLSQVFINSVNIGAVLLYVYGFGWGVAGIGAATATADALGFVLGAALLWHGRPRGVPALHRATLSDPAALKRLIVLNRDIFVRTLCLLTSFGWFAHLGAGQGDATLAANALLLNFQTFMAYGLDGFAHAAEALVGAAIGARDRHALAQAIKVTALWSALGALGFSLVYWGAGGWIVERLTDQATVRAAAEAYLPWAMLLPMVSVWGFLLDGVFIGATRTRELMVSMMTSFAVFVAASWMLLGLYGNHGLWAAMLVFMAARGVTLARYLPTMMRSAAGA
- a CDS encoding DUF3309 family protein; this encodes MTIGTILLIVLILLLIGALPSWPYSSGWGYRPTGLVGIVLIVVIVLLLMGRI
- the sixA gene encoding phosphohistidine phosphatase SixA, producing MDLILWRHAEAEDVAASDLARALTTRGRKQAQNVAKWLRTRLPDDAVVLASPATRTIQTAETLSDQYRVVRELAPNASAEHILEAAGWPNGIAQTVVIVGHQPTLGHVAARLLGNSHASWPVKKAGVWWIASRERDGDAQAVLKAAITPDLV